One segment of Tachyglossus aculeatus isolate mTacAcu1 chromosome 16, mTacAcu1.pri, whole genome shotgun sequence DNA contains the following:
- the PRKAB2 gene encoding 5'-AMP-activated protein kinase subunit beta-2 isoform X2, producing the protein MGNTASDRLSGERGHGAKAPRSEGAAGHPPGKDHAHKIMVGSTDDPGLFSLPDAKLPGDRDFVSWPQDLEESVRPMQQARPTVIRWSEGGREVFISGSFNNWSAKIPLIKSHNDFVAILDLPEGEHQYKFFVDGQWVHDPSEPMVTSQLGTINNWIQVKKSDFEVFDALKLDSLESSETSCRDLSGSPPGLYGQEMYVFRSEERSRAPPILPPHLLQIILNKDTNVSCDPALLPEPNHVMLNHLYALSIKPTADALLG; encoded by the exons ATGGGGAACACCGCCAGCGACCGGCTGAGCGGGGAGCGCGGCCACGGGGCCAAGGCGCCCCGCTCCGAGGGGGCCGCCGGGCACCCCCCCGGCAAGGACCACGCACACAAGATCATGGTGGGCAGCACCGACGACCCCGGCCTCTTCAGCCTGCCCGACGCCAAG CTCCCCGGGGACCGGGACTTCGTGTCCTGGCCGCAGGACTTGGAGGAATCCGTGAGGCCGATGCAGCAGGCTCGCCCTACTGTTATCCGTTGGTCTGAGGGCGGCAGGGAGGTCTTCATCTCTGGCTCCTTCAACAACTGGAGTGCCAAGATCCCTCTGATCAAGAG CCACAACGACTTTGTGGCCATCCTGGACCTTCCCGAGGGGGAGCACCAGTACAAGTTCTTTGTGGATGGCCAGTGGGTCCACGACCCGTCGGAG CCCATGGTCACCAGCCAGCTCGGTACCATTAACAACTGGATCCAGGTCAAGAAGTCGGATTTCGAGGTGTTTGATGCTCTGAAGCTGGACTCTCTGGAGAGCTCAGAGACTTCTTGCAGAG ACCTGTCCGGCTCCCCACCTGGCCTGTATGGCCAGGAAATGTACGTGTTTCGATCTGAGGAACGCTCCAGGGctccacccatcctccctcctcacctacTCCAGATTATTCTGAACAAGGACACTAACGTCTCT TGTGACCCGGCCCTTCTCCCGGAACCCAACCATGTCATGCTCAACCACCTGTACGCGCTGTCTATCAAG CCTACTGCTGATGCCCTGTTGGGGTGA
- the PRKAB2 gene encoding 5'-AMP-activated protein kinase subunit beta-2 isoform X1 yields the protein MGNTASDRLSGERGHGAKAPRSEGAAGHPPGKDHAHKIMVGSTDDPGLFSLPDAKLPGDRDFVSWPQDLEESVRPMQQARPTVIRWSEGGREVFISGSFNNWSAKIPLIKSHNDFVAILDLPEGEHQYKFFVDGQWVHDPSEPMVTSQLGTINNWIQVKKSDFEVFDALKLDSLESSETSCRDLSGSPPGLYGQEMYVFRSEERSRAPPILPPHLLQIILNKDTNVSCDPALLPEPNHVMLNHLYALSIKDSVMVLSATHRYKKKYVTTLLYKPI from the exons ATGGGGAACACCGCCAGCGACCGGCTGAGCGGGGAGCGCGGCCACGGGGCCAAGGCGCCCCGCTCCGAGGGGGCCGCCGGGCACCCCCCCGGCAAGGACCACGCACACAAGATCATGGTGGGCAGCACCGACGACCCCGGCCTCTTCAGCCTGCCCGACGCCAAG CTCCCCGGGGACCGGGACTTCGTGTCCTGGCCGCAGGACTTGGAGGAATCCGTGAGGCCGATGCAGCAGGCTCGCCCTACTGTTATCCGTTGGTCTGAGGGCGGCAGGGAGGTCTTCATCTCTGGCTCCTTCAACAACTGGAGTGCCAAGATCCCTCTGATCAAGAG CCACAACGACTTTGTGGCCATCCTGGACCTTCCCGAGGGGGAGCACCAGTACAAGTTCTTTGTGGATGGCCAGTGGGTCCACGACCCGTCGGAG CCCATGGTCACCAGCCAGCTCGGTACCATTAACAACTGGATCCAGGTCAAGAAGTCGGATTTCGAGGTGTTTGATGCTCTGAAGCTGGACTCTCTGGAGAGCTCAGAGACTTCTTGCAGAG ACCTGTCCGGCTCCCCACCTGGCCTGTATGGCCAGGAAATGTACGTGTTTCGATCTGAGGAACGCTCCAGGGctccacccatcctccctcctcacctacTCCAGATTATTCTGAACAAGGACACTAACGTCTCT TGTGACCCGGCCCTTCTCCCGGAACCCAACCATGTCATGCTCAACCACCTGTACGCGCTGTCTATCAAG GATAGCGTGATGGTCCTCAGCGCCACTCACCGCTACAAAAAAAAGTATGTCACCACCCTGCTGTACAAGCCCATCTGA
- the FMO5 gene encoding flavin-containing monooxygenase 5 yields MARRIAIIGAGVSGLSSIKCCLEEGLEPICFERTQDIGGLWRFEEEPEDERASIYRSVIINTSKEMMCFSDYPIPEDFPNYMHNSKIMDYFRMYAKAFDLLKHIRFQTTVCSIKKRPDFSTSGQWDVVTESAGKQESSVFDGIMVCSGHHTFPHMPLECFPGIERFRGRYLHSRDYKSPQTFAEQRVVVIGLGNSGGDLAVEISQTAKQVFLSTRRGGWIMNRVGDNGYPIDVLLNTRFNLAIKQLLTLSILNLWLEKRMNARFNHEMYGLKPRHRALSQHPTINDDLPNRIISGRVLVKANVTGFTETAVLFEDGTREEDIDAVIFATGYSFAFPFLEDSIRVVKNKVCLYHHVFPPQLEKPTLAFIGLVQPLGAIMPISELQGRWATQVFQGLKKLPTESEMQAEITKTRMKMEHRYVESQRHTIQVDYMEYMEELADLVGVRPRLLSLALTDPRLAFEMYFGPCTPLQYRLQGRGKWEGARPAILAQRKRIIKPLQTRSLKPDGPSTSAVILLKVGLAVAILAFILVYV; encoded by the exons GAGGAGCCCGAGGATGAGAGGGCCAGTATCTACAGGTCAGTGATCATCAACACGTCCAAGGAGATGATGTGCTTCAGCGACTACCCTATCCCCGAGGACTTCCCCAACTACATGCACAACTCCAAGATCATGGACTACTTCAGGATGTATGCTAAGGCCTTCGACCTCCTCAAACACATCCGCTTCCAG ACCACCGTGTGCAGCATCAAGAAGCGGCCGGACTTCTCCACCTCGGGCCAGTGGGACGTGGTCACCGAGTCAGCCGGAAAGCAGGAGTCAAGTGTCTTTGACGGGATCATGGTGTGCAGTGGCCACCACACCTTCCCCCACATGCCCCTGGAGTGTTTCCCTG GCATCGAGCGCTTCAGAGGCCGGTACCTCCACAGCCGCGATTACAAGAGCCCGCAGACCTTTGCGGAGCAGAGGGTCGTCGTGATCGGCCTGGGGAACTCCGGCGGGGACCTGGCAGTGGAGATCAGCCAGACTGCCAAGCAG GTCTTCTTGAGCACCAGACGGGGCGGGTGGATCATGAACCGGGTTGGAGACAATGGCTACCCCATAGATGTTCTTTTAAATACCCGCTTCAACTTGGCCATCAAGCAGCTCTTAACCCTCTCCATACTCAACTTGTGGCTGGAGAAGAGGATGAACGCAAGGTTCAACCACGAAATGTACGGACTGAAGCCCAGACACAG AGCTCTGAGTCAGCATCCGACGATCAACGACGACCTGCCCAATCGCATCATCTCCGGCCGAGTCCTGGTCAAGGCCAACGTGACGGGGTTCACGGAGACGGCCGTGCTCTTTGAGGACGGCACCAGAGAGGAGGACATTGATGCGGTCATCTTTGCCACCGGCTATAGCTTCGCCTTCCCCTTTTTGGAGGACTCGATCCGAGTGGTCAAGAACAAGGTCTGCTTGTATCACCACGTCTTCCCCCCGCAGTTGGAGAAGCCCACGCTGGCTTTCATCGGCCTCGTCCAACCGCTGGGAGCCATCATGCCCATTTCCGAACTCCAGGGCCGCTGGGCCACCCAGGTGTTCCAGG GGCTGAAGAAGCTGCCCACTGAGAGTGAGATGCAGGCAGAGATCACCAAGACCAGAATGAAGATGGAACACAG GTACGTGGAGAGCCAACGCCACACTATCCAGGTGGATTACATGGAGTACATGGAGGAGCTGGCTGACCTGGTGGGCGTGAGACCTCGGCTGCTGAGCCTGGCCCTCACTGACCCCAGGCTGGCCTTCGAGATGTACTTCGGGCCCTGCACCCCGCTCCAATACCGCCTACAGGGGCGGGGAAAATGGGAGGGGGCTCGTCCGGCCATCTTGGCTCAGAGGAAGAGAATCATCAAGCCCCTCCAAACCAGGAGCCTCAAACCCGATGGGCCCAGCACCTCAGCTGTGATCCTGCTCAAGGTGGGGCTGGCTGTGGCCATCTTGGCCTTCATCCTGGTGTACGTGTAG